A stretch of DNA from Gottschalkia acidurici 9a:
TAGGAATTAGAGCAAGGACAATGGACAATCTCTGTTTCTGTCCACCAGAAAGTTGATTTACTTGACTTTTCAATTTGTTGGAAAGACCAAATTGATTTAATAGGGTATCATAATTCAAGTAGTTCTTATAAAGCGATTGTGTGACTTCACAAAGCTCAGCTACTGTTATTTTATCTTGATAAACTACCTCCTGAAATTGAACACCTATTCTGCTAAATAGCTGTTTTCGTTCTGTTTGGGGGTTCATCTCTAAAATTGATATGACTCCACTGTCACACTTTTTAATACCTAAGATACATTCAATAGTTGTACTTTTACCTGCACCATTTGCTCCAAGTAGACCAAATACTTCACCACGACGAACTGAAATATTAACATTTTCAACTGCGCTTATACCAGCATATGACTTGCTTAAATTCTCCACTTTGATTGTTGTTTCCATTCTTACAACTACCTCCTATTCTTTTTATTTATACAAAAAGGATAACACCAGATCAAAGTCTGGTGTTAAGGTGTAGGGTTTGTTTTGAATTTTTCTTGCATCTTTTCAAGGCGAGCAATTATATCTAGTACATTTTGCTCAGCATGAGACAAAGATGTGAGTAGCTTATCATATGCAGAGACGATATCCTCATTTTCATTTGGAGTATCAATTATCTTTCTTATGTCAACTTTGGAATTGTTAGATAAAGCTCCTAGCATTCTCAAAATAGCAGAAAGTGAGTAATTTGCACAGCGAAGAGAGCGAATGATTTTTAATTGATCAATATCTTTATCAGTATATACACGATAACCGTTGTGTTTTCTCTTCACAGTCAGCAAACCGTTCATTTCCCAATTTCTTAAGGTATCTATTGAGATTTGCAGATAATTAGCTGTTTCCTTTCTAGTGAGATACAATTTGTTAGTTCTTTGATTAGTTTTAGATAATACTTTTGTCACAATTTCTATAGCTTCTTCAGCATTCTTCTGTTCAGTCTTAATTTGTTGCAAGTAACTTTTTGCAAGGATAATGGACTTATCAAAATTTTTATTAGCTGAAGCTTTGATAATATCAATTACTTTCTTTCGCAATCCATTTTGCAGAATCTCTACTTTTAAAGCAGTTCTTGCGAGTTTGAATTGTTCTAAGTGAAGATCAGTAAATATACGGTATCCATTTGACTGTCGTTCTGGCTTAGATATTAAATTTAATCTCTCATAAAGTCTCACAGTATTGGGATGTATGCCGATTATTTTTGCAATTTCAGATGTTCTATATACCGTCATTCTGTAATCTCACCTCCAATATTTTTGTACATCATAGCATTAAATAGAAGTCTGGTGTTATAGTGTAGGGTTTTATTATAGTCTATGTTAACAAGAGATAGAGCTCATAAAATGTCTCTCGTTATATATAACTAAAAAGTTTCATATTATAATAATATAGTGAGATAATTAATAAAACTTTATAAGCTTTTAAATTAAATCAATTAACTTAGTACCAATATATATAGTAGAGTAAAATTAAAAGCCTCAAACCTTGTGTATAACTTAAAATATATCACTTCCTATTGACATAAAAAACTATAAATGATATACAGTACAATAAGGAGAAAGTTGAGAAGAAAGTATAATTTTACAGAACATAGAGAATATTACTTCTTAAAATCTTTTGAATATATTTATATTTTGTTATTTATAGAGTATCAAAGAATATTTAGAAAATAAAAGATAATTTTAGAAGGAAACGTAAAATATTATTATGATTTATAAAAAAATAGATAGTTTGTACTTTATAATATAAAGATATTTATAATAAATATTAAGTATATTTGAAATGTTAAATTACAATTATATAAAAGAATAAAAAAGAAATGTTCACAGAGTTTTTTGTGAAAAATTAAATAATCATACGAGGAGAATGAGTAATGAGAATAGAAGAATTATCAATAAATCAAAGAGAGAATGTTTATAATAATCACTTAACGGTAGACTTTCCTGAGAGTGAAGTTAAACCACTTAAACAGATTGAAGGTTTAATTGAGAAAGATAATTATGTTTGCTATGGCTTTTTTGAGGGTGAGGATCTGTTAGGATATACATACTTTGTAAAAACTAAAAGTTCTAATACGTTATTATTAGATTATTTTGCTGTTAACAAGCAATATAGATCTAATGGTATTGGTAGTAAAATTATTGGATCTATAAAAGACAAACTTCATGGTAAGTATTCATTATTACTTGGTGAAGTTGAAAATCCAGAGTTTGCATGTGATGATAATGATAGATCTATGAGAGAACGTCGTATTGCATTTTATTTAAAAAATGGATTTAAAGTAAGTAGTGTGAAAAGTAGTGTTTCAGTAGATGATTATATAATAATAACTTTAAACTTGAGTAAAGAATTAAATGATAAAGAAATTTATCAAGAAATGAGTGAAATCTATCGTGTTATGTTTGGGGAAAAGTTCTTTAATGAACATATCAATATTTCAATATAGAAAATATATAGTAAATGTAAAATTTTAAAAGATGCAATTAACAATAAAATATGAAAGGGAGTGATAAAAACATGAACAATGAGGGCGTTTCTAAAACACTTTTAGGAAATTTATCAATAAAAAATAGAAGTATTATATCAAAAATTATTTTCTTTACAGTAGTAATTTTTATTTTGATATCTTTCCTGACTCAGGCCTCTTTATACAAATACGTAAAAAA
This window harbors:
- a CDS encoding ABC transporter ATP-binding protein, whose translation is METTIKVENLSKSYAGISAVENVNISVRRGEVFGLLGANGAGKSTTIECILGIKKCDSGVISILEMNPQTERKQLFSRIGVQFQEVVYQDKITVAELCEVTQSLYKNYLNYDTLLNQFGLSNKLKSQVNQLSGGQKQRLSIVLALIPNPDVVFLDELTTGLDAKARRDVWKCLSDLKDKGLTIFLTSHFMDEIEALCDKISILRDGKIIFSGTVQEAITDSPFESFEDAYLWYTEEEDKENESI
- a CDS encoding MerR family transcriptional regulator, which codes for MTVYRTSEIAKIIGIHPNTVRLYERLNLISKPERQSNGYRIFTDLHLEQFKLARTALKVEILQNGLRKKVIDIIKASANKNFDKSIILAKSYLQQIKTEQKNAEEAIEIVTKVLSKTNQRTNKLYLTRKETANYLQISIDTLRNWEMNGLLTVKRKHNGYRVYTDKDIDQLKIIRSLRCANYSLSAILRMLGALSNNSKVDIRKIIDTPNENEDIVSAYDKLLTSLSHAEQNVLDIIARLEKMQEKFKTNPTP
- a CDS encoding GNAT family N-acetyltransferase; its protein translation is MRIEELSINQRENVYNNHLTVDFPESEVKPLKQIEGLIEKDNYVCYGFFEGEDLLGYTYFVKTKSSNTLLLDYFAVNKQYRSNGIGSKIIGSIKDKLHGKYSLLLGEVENPEFACDDNDRSMRERRIAFYLKNGFKVSSVKSSVSVDDYIIITLNLSKELNDKEIYQEMSEIYRVMFGEKFFNEHINISI